A single genomic interval of Bos indicus isolate NIAB-ARS_2022 breed Sahiwal x Tharparkar chromosome 5, NIAB-ARS_B.indTharparkar_mat_pri_1.0, whole genome shotgun sequence harbors:
- the FGFR1OP2 gene encoding FGFR1 oncogene partner 2 isoform X3, which produces MSCTIEKALADAKALVERLRDHDDAAESLIEQTTALNKRVEAMKQYQEEIQELNEVARHRPRSTLVMGIQQENRQIRELQQENKELRTSLEEHQSALELIMSKYREQMFRLLMASKKDDPGIIMKLKEQHTKIDMVHRNSSEGFFLGASRHILEAPQHGLERRHLEANQNELQAHVDQITEMAAVMRKAIEIDEQQGCKEQERIFQLEVS; this is translated from the exons ATGAGTTGCACCATTGAGAAGGCACTTGCTGATGCTAAAGCCCTTGTTGAAAGGTTGAGAGACCATGACGATGCAGCAGAATCTTTGATTGAGCAAACCACAGCTCTCAACAAGCGAGTAGAAGCTATGAAgcag TATCAAGAAGAAATTCAAGAACTTAATGAAGTTGCAAGACATCGGCCACGGTCCACATTAGTTATGGGAATCCAgcaagaaaacagacaaatcagAGAATTGCAACAAGAGAACAAAG AATTACGTACATCCCTGGAAGAACATCAATCTGCCTTGGAACTTATAATGAGCAAGTATCGAGAGCAAATGTTTAGATTGCTAATGGCTAGCAAAAAAGATGATCCAGGAATAATAATGAAGTTAAAAGAGCAACACACTAAG ATTGACATGGTGCATCGTAACAGCTCCGAAGGATTCTTCCTTGGTGCATCTCGACACATCCTTGAAGCACCTCAACATGGACTGGAGAGGAGGCACTTGGAAGCAAATCAGAAT gAATTACAAGCACATGTTGACCAGATAACTGAAATGGCAGCAGTAATGAGGAAAGCCATTGAAATTGATGAGCAACAGGGTTGCAAGGAACAGGAACGAATATTTCAACTTGAAGTAAGTTAG
- the FGFR1OP2 gene encoding FGFR1 oncogene partner 2 isoform X2, which yields MSCTIEKALADAKALVERLRDHDDAAESLIEQTTALNKRVEAMKQYQEEIQELNEVARHRPRSTLVMGIQQENRQIRELQQENKELRTSLEEHQSALELIMSKYREQMFRLLMASKKDDPGIIMKLKEQHTKELQAHVDQITEMAAVMRKAIEIDEQQGCKEQERIFQLEQENKGLREILQITRESFLNLRKEDVSESTSLSALVTSSDLSLRKS from the exons ATGAGTTGCACCATTGAGAAGGCACTTGCTGATGCTAAAGCCCTTGTTGAAAGGTTGAGAGACCATGACGATGCAGCAGAATCTTTGATTGAGCAAACCACAGCTCTCAACAAGCGAGTAGAAGCTATGAAgcag TATCAAGAAGAAATTCAAGAACTTAATGAAGTTGCAAGACATCGGCCACGGTCCACATTAGTTATGGGAATCCAgcaagaaaacagacaaatcagAGAATTGCAACAAGAGAACAAAG AATTACGTACATCCCTGGAAGAACATCAATCTGCCTTGGAACTTATAATGAGCAAGTATCGAGAGCAAATGTTTAGATTGCTAATGGCTAGCAAAAAAGATGATCCAGGAATAATAATGAAGTTAAAAGAGCAACACACTAAG gAATTACAAGCACATGTTGACCAGATAACTGAAATGGCAGCAGTAATGAGGAAAGCCATTGAAATTGATGAGCAACAGGGTTGCAAGGAACAGGAACGAATATTTCAACTTGAA caagaaaataaaggcttgaGAGAGATTCTTCAAATAACTCGAGAATCATTTTTGAACCTTAGGAAAGAGGATGTGTCAGAAAGTACATCTTTGTCAGCATTAGTAACCAGTAGTGACCTCAGTCTGAGGAAGAGCTGA
- the FGFR1OP2 gene encoding FGFR1 oncogene partner 2 isoform X1 produces the protein MSCTIEKALADAKALVERLRDHDDAAESLIEQTTALNKRVEAMKQYQEEIQELNEVARHRPRSTLVMGIQQENRQIRELQQENKELRTSLEEHQSALELIMSKYREQMFRLLMASKKDDPGIIMKLKEQHTKIDMVHRNSSEGFFLGASRHILEAPQHGLERRHLEANQNELQAHVDQITEMAAVMRKAIEIDEQQGCKEQERIFQLEQENKGLREILQITRESFLNLRKEDVSESTSLSALVTSSDLSLRKS, from the exons ATGAGTTGCACCATTGAGAAGGCACTTGCTGATGCTAAAGCCCTTGTTGAAAGGTTGAGAGACCATGACGATGCAGCAGAATCTTTGATTGAGCAAACCACAGCTCTCAACAAGCGAGTAGAAGCTATGAAgcag TATCAAGAAGAAATTCAAGAACTTAATGAAGTTGCAAGACATCGGCCACGGTCCACATTAGTTATGGGAATCCAgcaagaaaacagacaaatcagAGAATTGCAACAAGAGAACAAAG AATTACGTACATCCCTGGAAGAACATCAATCTGCCTTGGAACTTATAATGAGCAAGTATCGAGAGCAAATGTTTAGATTGCTAATGGCTAGCAAAAAAGATGATCCAGGAATAATAATGAAGTTAAAAGAGCAACACACTAAG ATTGACATGGTGCATCGTAACAGCTCCGAAGGATTCTTCCTTGGTGCATCTCGACACATCCTTGAAGCACCTCAACATGGACTGGAGAGGAGGCACTTGGAAGCAAATCAGAAT gAATTACAAGCACATGTTGACCAGATAACTGAAATGGCAGCAGTAATGAGGAAAGCCATTGAAATTGATGAGCAACAGGGTTGCAAGGAACAGGAACGAATATTTCAACTTGAA caagaaaataaaggcttgaGAGAGATTCTTCAAATAACTCGAGAATCATTTTTGAACCTTAGGAAAGAGGATGTGTCAGAAAGTACATCTTTGTCAGCATTAGTAACCAGTAGTGACCTCAGTCTGAGGAAGAGCTGA